In Candidatus Bathyarchaeota archaeon, the genomic stretch CCCTTTTTAAAACCTTAAGAGCCGGCTCCACATCCTCGGTCTCTACGAGTATCCGAGACCATCTGTGGGCAACGCGGGCTTTCACACCTATGTTGGATAGCCCGGTCTCTATGTTGGAGATGAGTTTCCTCACGAAGCGTCTCCTAACGGTCTTGGACTTTAGAGCCAGTTCCCCGTAGGCGGCTAGGATACCGTTCCAAGAAAGCCCCATCTTCAACTGGTAAAGCTTAGAGGGGAGAATTAAAGGTTCCTACCCGCCTTTAGCTTCGAGAGCAGTTTGAACAACTCGTCCTCCACGAACTCCCCGACGTACTCCACATGACCATCAGACCTGTAGAGTTTAAGCCCCTTTCCCTCGACAACCCTGCCTATCACCGTCAGACGGCCACCAAGCTTTTTCAGCCGACTAGAGGCTTCTCCAACCTTGTCCTCAGGTATAGCGGCTACGACTACGCCTGAGCTTATGAGCTTCAGAGGGTCTATACCCAGCGCACCGCATATGGTTCTCGTCTCCGCCGAAACCGGTATCTTATCCTCCCACGCCTCTATCAAGACGTTTGACGCGTAAGCCATCTCGGCTAAGCCGCCTAGAAGCCCTCCCTCTGTGGGGTCGTGCATAGCGTCCACCCCGACTTCGGCTAGGGTCAGAGCCTCCTCTACGACGCTGATAAAACCGGAGTATCTCCTTGCTTCGGCTAAGACATCTTCTGGAACCCCCTTAGACGATAGTAGGTCTGCCATGTCTGAGGCTAGGATGGCTGTACCTTCGACGGCTACGGTCTTGGTCATCACGACGAGGTCGCCCGGTTCAGCACCCGACGTCGTCACATAACGGTCTTCATCTGTTAGACCCATAGCCGTTACGGCTACGAGCGGCCGGTCTATGCCGACGGTGTACTCCGTATGGCCTCCGACTATCATCACACCTATCTCAGAGGCAGCCTCGTCTATCTGAGCGGTTATCTCGTCTAAGACATTCTCACCCGTTTTTTCCGGCAGCAGGAGTGTGGGCAATAACCACCTAGGTTTAGCCCCACGGACTGCTATATCGTTGCACGGTATATGCACCGCAAGCCATCCAAGCCTCTTCTCAGCACCTGTTATAGGGTCGGAGTGTACGACTAGAACCTTACCGTCGCATACCTTTATGACCGAGGCATCCTCCCCGTAGGATGGACCGACTATTACGTCTGGGTCTCTTAAACCGACACGGCTAAAGACGTATTTTCTCAGAAGCCTTACAGGAAGCTTACCCGCCAAGCCGGACACCCTTCCACCGGTTTAAACATGGTAACAGGCTTTTAAACCCTCCCGCGTCGAGGTTTAGATGTCGTCTAACCGCTATTCTTAAACTACCGCGTTTAGCTAGTTTAGTGGGGAAGTTGAGCGTATATGCTTACCGATAGGTATGGACGGGTCGTCGATAGGCTTAGGATATCGATAACCCAAAGGTGTATGTTTAGATGCTTCTTCTGCCATAGAGAGGGCGAGGTAGGTACACCTAGGGGGGAGATGACCGTAGAGGAGATAGCTAAGATAGCTGAAATAGCCTACAGGTTCGATATCAGGAAGTTTAAGCTAACCGGTGGAGAGCCGCTTCTGAGGGAAGACGTGGTCGACGTGGTTTCGGCTATAAACAATCTTGGTCCACTAGACGATCTGGGTATGACGACGAACGGCTACCTCCTAAAGGAGCTGGCTGAGCCTCTCAGAGAGGCCGGTTTGATGAGGGTTAACGTTAGCCTACCTTCTCTCAAGCCTAGGGTGTTTAAACAGATAACCGGTTTAGACGGGCTAGGGAAAGTTCTAGAAGGAGTCGAGGCGGCCGTCGAGGCCGGGTTAAACCCTGTGAAGCTGAACATGGTTGTCTTGAAGGGGGTCAACGAAGACGAGGTCTGGAGCATGGTCGACTTCGCCGGCGAGGTAGGTGCGATACTTCAGGTGATAGAGCTGGAAACGTC encodes the following:
- a CDS encoding AIR synthase family protein, with product MAGKLPVRLLRKYVFSRVGLRDPDVIVGPSYGEDASVIKVCDGKVLVVHSDPITGAEKRLGWLAVHIPCNDIAVRGAKPRWLLPTLLLPEKTGENVLDEITAQIDEAASEIGVMIVGGHTEYTVGIDRPLVAVTAMGLTDEDRYVTTSGAEPGDLVVMTKTVAVEGTAILASDMADLLSSKGVPEDVLAEARRYSGFISVVEEALTLAEVGVDAMHDPTEGGLLGGLAEMAYASNVLIEAWEDKIPVSAETRTICGALGIDPLKLISSGVVVAAIPEDKVGEASSRLKKLGGRLTVIGRVVEGKGLKLYRSDGHVEYVGEFVEDELFKLLSKLKAGRNL
- the moaA gene encoding GTP 3',8-cyclase MoaA, which produces MLTDRYGRVVDRLRISITQRCMFRCFFCHREGEVGTPRGEMTVEEIAKIAEIAYRFDIRKFKLTGGEPLLREDVVDVVSAINNLGPLDDLGMTTNGYLLKELAEPLREAGLMRVNVSLPSLKPRVFKQITGLDGLGKVLEGVEAAVEAGLNPVKLNMVVLKGVNEDEVWSMVDFAGEVGAILQVIELETSNVSDRIYRRFHADISLVERELERRASKVYVRRLHHRRSYVLPSGVEVEVVKPMHNTEFCANCTRMRVTSDGYLKPCLLRSDNHVDILTALRRGASDEELKRIFLKAVELREPFFKP